The following proteins are co-located in the Enoplosus armatus isolate fEnoArm2 chromosome 10, fEnoArm2.hap1, whole genome shotgun sequence genome:
- the tmsb2 gene encoding thymosin beta: MSDKPDMTEIARFDKTKLKKTETKEKNPLPTKETIEQERKGDATP; the protein is encoded by the exons ATGTCCGACAAGCCTGACATGACTGAGATTGCCCGTTTCGACAAGACAAAGCTGAAGAAGAcggagacaaaagaaaaaaaccctctgccCACCAAAGAGA cCATTGAGCAAGAGAGGAAAGGCGATGCCACACCTTGA